The window GACATTTCACATTTGCATTAATATTTGTTTCTACATGTAAAGAGTTTACTTTAACCTGGGTCGGCCTAATGGTCAAAAAAGGTCATGGGTTTCATAATGGACTTAGAGGAAATAGGTTTGTTCGATCAATGATGGTGATTTAGTGTCCTGCCATTGAACTGAATTGGTTTATTGGCTACAACCCATAAGATTCAGATATTGCAAGTTTGGACTCTTTTGAGTTTTGAACACTAACCAGCAAGGTGCAGATCCCTTTTTGGTAAAATGCAGTGAGTATTACTgctctagtttttttttttccattggaGTGAAGTGTTCGAATTAGATTCATACCATTGAAGCTCATTTATTGTTATGTATGGGTTGGTTTCGTAGTATTCGATTGAAGTCTATGGTTGATTTTGGTTAAGAATATCCCTTACGAGCAGTCTCTCAGTAGTCTTGACATATAAACATTGTTTTTATTGTGTAAGCTTCTAGGATTTTGACATTTATTTGAGGATTGGACTTTGGACTGAGAACTGTAGGTTTTCAATCAAGGTATTTTGATAAAGTTGTAATTTTTGAAGGAAAATGAATTTTAAACCTTGGTGTAGGAACTGCTTGCTTCTTATAAATTTTGTAAAGTTCATATTTAGAACTTTTTGTTAAAAACAATATGAGCTAATTGATCTCAGTCTCCCCCGTTTCTGCAGAGCTCTGATTTGTAATGAAGAAGCTCCCACCTATCCTGAGAAAGCTTCAAACCCCTCAACCAACATCCCCTTCTCCATTGCCCAATGCAATTTTGCCCCTTTCTCCTCAAACCCCTCCGGCCCCTCTTCTCAATTTATCCCTCTCTTCTCCGCACCATTACAATCAACTCCTCCATTTCCTCAAATCCCACCTCACATTTCCCTTCACACCTAATAGTCTCCTGCATTTTCTCAAATCCAAGCTTCATTTTCACCCCAAATTCACCCACTACGATTTCCATGTCTTCAATTGGGCTTCCACTATCGATTCCTTCCGCCATGATCACTCTACCTTTGCGTGGATGGCCAGGACCCTTGCGACCACAGATCGTTTCACTGAGCTCACGTCCCTTCTTAGGTTCTTGGCCTCCTCTCCTTGCCCTTGCTCTGATGGTATTTTCTCTTGCCCTCAAACAGAATCCGTTTTTCAACTTTCCATTAGTGCCTATTGTAGAGCTAGGAAATTTGATGAGGCTGTTTTTGCTTTCGACTCAATGAGAAAATTGATTGATGGGAGGCCTAGTGTCGTGGTCtataatattttgattaatGGGTTTGTGAAGTCTGGTAGATTTGACAAGGCCTTGGGGTTTTACGGTAGGATGATTAGTGACCGGGTTAAGCCTGATGTGTACACTTTTAACATTTTGATTAGCGGGTATTGTCGTAATTCACAGTTTGTACAGGCTTTAGAGTTGTTTAAGGAGATGAGGGAAAAGGGTTGTAGCCCAAATGTAATAAGTTTCAATACACTAATTAAAGGGTTCTTCAGGGAGAGGAAGTTTGAGGACGGGATTGCCCTGGCTTACGAGATGATTGAACTGGGATGCAAATTCTCTAGTGTCACCTGTGAAATTTTAATGGATGGGCTCTGTAGGGAAGGCAAGATTTTTGAGGCATGTGaaattttgattgatttttcGAGGAAGCAAGTATTGCCCAAGGATTATGATTACTATGGCGTTGTTGAAATGCTTTGTGGGAAAGGGAATACAGGCAAAGCCGTAGAAGTTGTTAACGAGCTGTGGATGGAAGGAAATGTTCCCAGCTTCATTACTTCCACCACTTTGATAGATGGACTGAGGAAAGAGGGGAGAGTGCATGATGCAATGAATATAACAGAGAGAATGCTTAAAGTAGGTATGGTTCCCGACAGCGTGACTTTTAACTCCCTTCTCCAAGATCTATGCAATGTGGGAAAAACTGTGGAAGCTAATAAGTTGAGATTGTTGGCTTCAAGCAAGGGGTTCGAACCAGACAACAAAACATACTATACTTTAGTTTCTGGTTACACAATGGAAGGCAACAAGGTGGAAGGGCAAAGGCTTGTGGAGGAGATGTTGGATAAGGAGTTTATACCCGATATTGCAACATACAATAGATTAATGGATCGGTTGTTGAATACGTATAAGAAAAAATCAAAGTTGGTAACGTAATGGTGAAACAAGCGTGAAGTTGAGACGATTGCTTCTCTTGTGCTATATATGATTGCAGATTCCATGAGTCATTTGTCTAGCATGGATCATCTTAAGGGGCTTTTTGGCAGCATAATGAAATGTAATCTAAATCCCATGGATGAATGGTTTGGGCTCGGTTTATAATTCCAAAATTTCTCAAGTTTCTAGAAATCTTGATTACCTTCTGGCCTCGGAAGTAGGTGGCGGTAATATCGAAGCATCCAAGTTTATACAATTTATATGGATATCTGCTCGACTCTAGCTTGACATCTGCAAAACTTGGATAGAATGTTCCAGTGGATGGTTTAGGGCAGAAATTAAAAACACGAGCATTGCATAACTACCTGATGATTCAAGAAAGCAGAGTTCTGATTTTCGTGTATGGATATTCTCACACTGATCATCGACACTGTTTGGGCGGAGTGAATATATCAGTTGAAGCGATTTATTTGTATTATGTTATAATTGTACTTTATTTATCTCATTTAAGAATCAAATCAATAATTGTATAATTCGTACATAAGGCTTATGAGAACATTATTGAAGAGAAGACTACTCTTCATTTTATATTCAGAGAAGATTCAATATTCTTTCTTGATCCAAGAACAAGCTCGGTAGCTCTTGAATGAAAGTTTAGATATGAGATAGAGAAAACATTCGAAAAAAGTTTATATCATCGATTAAATTTCGTTGAATACTTCATCAAGTTGAATACATAGGTGAGGTTTGACTTCTGATATAAATGtcaaaaggaaagaaaagtttATTAGATTTGAACCAACTCAGCCAGCACTCCCAGAACAAATGGATGTGTCTCTGAAGTGTTGGGTTGGATGGAACTCTTTTTCCATTAATGTTAGTGGGAAATTCAAGCCAAAAAACACAATTTGGTGCCATATAAAAACATGTGAGGTCTGTTTTTCCCCAAAACCAATAACTCAAAGTTCATTATATTTATTCTGGGAGGATGTTTCGtcctttttttttatccatGGACTATAGAGGAAAAGTCAATATTCTCTTTCCTTTTTAGTATTAAAATTGACTATCAACTTAAGCTTTATTTTATGTTTGgatttaaaaagagaaatgagCCCCTTGTTAGGTGCAAAAGTGCATGAACAAAGTCCAATGGAAGTCTCGTATTAATTTGGAAAGTGAGAAATCTATAACATATAGATGAGAACAATTGTTCTCTATCGGTGCAAGATCTTCTGAGTGGTTTTGAAAGCAAAGTTATTAGTGTTTTATGTTCAAAGTGACGAATAAATGTCGTTCATTATCTTTATCAATTGGAATCGGAGTATTGATGGAAGTATATCTTTATCTTCAAGACGATATGTAATTCAAAACGATATGTAATTGTGCTAATCTCAAATTAGTTTacattcaaagtgaaaaatattATATCATTGTGAAAAGAAGCGTAGGTATTGACATTAGTATAAAATATCTCTCTAAACTTTAATGTGAAATTATACTTAAACATTAATCTCTCATTTTCATATACTAAATTAGGAGTGTAATGGGGTGATGACCAATTAGAAATCTGGATTTGCATTTGATAAAGTATCATACACTTTCTATTTTTGTAACTTAAAATATTTTACGCTTTCCGACACTCATTTAAGCACTTTGGATTTAAAAGAATTGGTCGGCAATCATATGAACAATGAAAATTTCTCATAAtgttcaaacaaacaaaatgaaaaacttaattaaataaaagtatTCAAATTATTTGGTAAATAAGAAAACAATTAGAATCAATGGCCGCCCCATTCAGtttgttaatttatttgttCGTACAATCATTTCTATTCATTTTTCAAAAGAGaaaatactttatttttctcctaaatttggataaataagttTATCGTACTCAAATATTATACAAATCGATATAGtacaaattttatattaaatgaGTAATGCTCATTTTTGCGTTTAATTGAGGCAACTTTGTTCGTGCAATAAGATTGTCTATCGAATAAAATTATAAGAATTCTAAGCATTAAAAACTTTGGGGTAAAAAAGGGTGCCATTCAAATTGTTGTCACAAACCATTAAGGGAAACCAATTGACAAAAGTAGTTAATGCATTTCCTAAAATACATGTGATATATACAAAATAAGGAAACAAAGTTGAGTgcatttcaaaaaataattttgataaagaagcacttcatcTTACAAAAGTGTTTTCATGTTaatcaaataaaacatatttattAATGCTAAATGGCAATGCTTAGTCAACTAATCTACTTGTACCTTTTCTTCTTATGATAATTAATCAAGTAGATATATAGCACTACAATTTTAAGTTGAGGGACTACATAGTTAACAGGTTGTGATTGTTATTAATTCATTATTCTGTCCTTTATTTTCCattgaatgatagaaaaatatttgttttaaatgatGTAACTGTTAATAATATTTACCATATAGATCACTATTTGTTAGTCATATAGTATCTATCATTAATAGTTTGTAATATTTACAGATTTgtaaataattatattcattttgttatatttgaaaacaattctCTCCATTGAACTTGTTTGGAAGAGATTCCGAGAGAGTTAAAATCACTTTTGgcattttagaaaaatattattcaattattcaaaacaatatttaatatatgaaaaacaatccctttcaaaataaatcaaaatatttatataatacagtattttatcaataaaatctgaaattttttgttatatttatataaaaaaaaattcgacagttttattatttacaataattttcttcATGAAAATTGTATTAAAATAAGTAAGAAAATTGCCATAATTGGTAAAACAAATtatcaataataatattttgaaaataggttatattttagttcatctttctatatttaaaaatgtccctAAAAAATATTAACTGATTTTAAGtgattaaatatatatatttaaaaacaatttccaaccaaaaaataattttaatattctAAAAAATCACTCTAGATATGCATTTTAAAACCGTAAAAGAATTCCtccaaaacaaaagaaaaagaaatagggAAACAGAGGAATTCAAAAACTACTTTCTACAATTTAACctaaaccaaaattttaaattaaaaacattACTCAATTTATCAAACTTGCAcgaaagataaaataaaaaattgagtaAAGATTGGAAAGGTATgacataattatttaataaaaaaaatactaaaatattaCAAGTgtgaaattaataaataaataaataaatatgtatatatataatgtatgGCATTGGATAttgattatcttttttttttttttttttggtggatAAATACAAAATAGTGGGACGACAAAGTGAAGCAAATTAAAATTAGATGTCtgaaatttattttataatggCATTGGAAAATTATAATTAGAAAATTATGAAccacataaaataaaataaaataaatttcataacGAAGAAAATagttgaaagaaagaaaggggaaaaaatgaaaatgaaaaatagtgAGTGCCGTGTTAGGAAACAGAGATATCCATATTCCTGGTCAAGGAATTCAAACATTCAATGCCAAACATGTACCAATCTCCCCTTTGTATTTTTCTTTACTTCTACAATTTTCcgtcattttcattttaaaaaaacattttactttaattcatttatttttaaatgtcGAGTCTTTAACTTTTGTGTTGGGAATGTCTGTTTAATTTAACTTTTCAAATATTTAGTTTTGAAGATAAGTtagtaaaaaatatttgaaatattcgACGGTGACGAAAAATAGCTTTTGAAACATCCTTAAGTTAGCAATATTTAGGTGCAGTCTGTATTGGACCTAAGCTCATTCTACCGACCTTCGTAGATACGtgaaaattattttcttaaaaaataaagtgtcttttgaatattattttaaaccggtctttataaaaataaataaataaacatatttattcaaacaaattaaaatttccGGTGCATCTTAATAAACGGTTGGTGTATGcatttagcatttttttttaatattcacATACCATCTCTTTCATCTATAAAAGTTATTGCTATTGTTTAACAGATGTTTATACAACATTAATTTTGAACGACTAAATTAAATATTGattgaaaaattaaaacaatGACTACAAATATTTGAGATCCATCGATTACCTCACTCCACGTAGTATTTTGAACAAACTAAAACAATGATAAATGATTTGACATGTGGAAATTAGCAAGGTGttaaaataatcttaaaaagTATACCCGATCGAATGAGTTGTATTTAAAAACGATGTAAAGTTCATACAATAAATACTTTATCAATTAATAAACCATTCAGTAATATATCAAataatcacttttttttttttattgtcgTGGTTTAACCAATGCTATACAAATGGAATAGGATCCAAACATACGATGTGTCGTTCCAAATCATGAGACTTTGTGAAAGCCTCTATCCCTCTCTAAAGTCTCTACGTCCCTACCTACCTACTTTATATTTCTTACATATGGTAAAACTTCGAACTTCCAATTCCAAATCAATTACTTGTCTTCTAactaaattaatatattttttattttagtttaaaaaaccAATTTCCTTGAATTTAAGTCTTCAATTATTTCTAACTCAACGAAATACTCTTTTGCtaatcttttatatataaaaatagttaattttcaaaatatatgtaaagtttCGTGATTTGAAACGACACGTCGTTGGTTTAGATTCTATTCCATTTTAAGTGTACTGGTTAAATTTTAGATCGTATAcattgttatattattattattttgtttcatATGTAATAATATTGTTAGCATATAAATCTAAGTTTAGAAATTAGGacgaaatttaaaataattattcaatgtaattttttctctctctctcaaattaGTTTTGAAGGAGAGGGAAAACTTAATGTCAATAGTAGTTAGGGATATCAACGActcttttgtttgtttatttgtAAGACAAAGAGTCAATTAAGATgcattcaaaattttatttcaatgaattttaaagtaaaagaaaattaaaagttcaTATGAAAAATATCCATAAACTACAATTTTATTAGTCAAACCATccctttattttaaataataataacaataataacataCTTCTTCTATTTAAAACTTTTTTGGTTGGATAGTTTCATGACATTAattcatgaaaaaaaatatcCTAATATAATTTATACTTCTTAACCTCAACTTTACGATGTTTAGATATCATTTTTTTAGTACATTTTGACCTATTGTTATTCAGTACATCTATATATCAATTGGACTACGTTCTCATTAATAATCACTGTGTCATCAACCTACACTCAGGTTGATTTTATCTTAGTAttcttattaatttaaaatacttaaatctatttacaaaacatatctaataattaaaatttaataaagttCAAATATCAAACACCAAATATCCGCAATCTATGTTACAAGcttcaaacaaaaacaaacaccatagcattcaataaaaaataatatcaaaaatATTATTGAAACTCGAGACTCAACCTAACTGGacaaaaatataaaagttcTAAACACAAATTAAACCAGCCCCTACTGTACATGGATTCGACTTTCTCTCCATATCGTTGAATTatgacaaaataaatttaattcaatCGTAATTGACATAATATCATTTACAAAATGGacgaagaaaattaaaaatgcgattagaattttttttttttttttttttttttttttgagaaaatagAGACATACTACCTTCTAGCTCCCACCAAAACATCCTCATTGTAGGTGGCCCCCACTCCCAATCCCATATCTTAATCTCTGCCTTTCAAATGGCTGCATCCATGCCTCTCTTTTCCACCCAAATAATAACATTAACATCAATTAAATAtactcttttatttcttttccaataaatttaccctaatatttaaaaaaaaaaacattttaaaattaactttcttattatttacaatattttttcttatatttttttgaaaaaaaagagagagataaAATAGGGATTAATACATCAATATATGAACCCAAGAAAAGAGAAGGTAGCCAAAAAATGCCAAAATTCTCATTCTGACTCTTTAATCTCAACCCTTCCTTCCTTATCACACACACCCCTttcccctttcttcttcttctgcttcttcttcttcttcttcttcttcttcttcttcttcatttctttcttatttGTATTTGGATTACTCCTTCATTTCAATTCCCTCTCCTTCTACTCTCTCTCTCCATTATCCATTTATCTTCTCCCCAATTTCCCCTCTTCCTTTTaactctcttcttcttcttcttcttcttcttcttcttcttcttcttcttcaggtCATTATTGTTTCTCCATTAATGCCTTCATTTTTATTCTATATATCCATTTTCcttcttcattcattcattcaatacataatatatatgtaatCTTTAATGGGTTTCATTTTTTTCAGTTAATTTCTTCTTCACACCAAAAAAAACAATGGCACCAAGGAACAGCCATGGCAAGCCTAAAGCTCAtgataagaagaagaagaaggaagagaaGGGTACTTTTGTATTTTCAATTCTATAACACCATCTCTTTACACAAATTACTAttgggttttcttttttcttcttttgatttaaaaatcaacttttgatatattattattatgttatttATTTTGGGTTTTGGTTTGCAGTTCTTCCAGCTGTTATGGACATCTCTGTTCTTCTTCCTGATGACACCCATGTTGTCTTAAAGGTCTCAATCCcttttcaatttcattcctttctttttttctttcattatttgTGTGAAATTTTGATGTCACGTGTAACTTGGTCAAGAATCCAAACTTTGAACTCGAAATTAATAATACAAACTTTTATGTATTAATGGAACTATCTCTATTCATTTGATtttattcttcttcctttttaaatatttttttaaagaattttcaatttttaattatcACTTGTAGATATTCTTATTGAAATATATTCACATACATCAAAAAGTTGAAATTCTTTGCAAAATATAACTAAAGAAACCTTAAATAAAGCAGAAGGAATTCAGCAGACTTTGGTTAAAATTTGGTTATATTTGGTAAACAAGGacatgtattttttaaaaaaaattaaagcatataataatttttgaaacaaaatatcTGTGTTCAGATTCTTCTTTTTCCATGTattatattcaatttttttgttacTCTTATGtgacatattaaaaaaaaaaaaagaagaagaccaaaaggtttaataaatttatggcatttattttttaaatatattttttaaaaaataacacgATAGTGAATCTTCGAGATTTTGTTAAACTTGAAAGGAATGATTCTCTACAGAACATAACGATATTGGTTAGTTTCAAATGACTGTATTAATATTTTGAGAAACATTTCTCCTGTTGTTTCAATCTTTATAGTACAATCAAAGTGGGGTACAAGATATTCAAAAAGCGAGCATATGCTCATTTATAAGGacaataaaatatcaaaaagttGTATAATTATTCCTTACAAGTTTAACAAAATCTTTATATTTATCAAACCATGCAGATGTTTTATCAAAGTATAACGATAGAATtctattttcttattttattttcttctttggtaatgaaaatttaattttaaaatgattttattttggATTAAAATTGCTAATAAACTCAAAGAAATAAATGTGAAAAATAGAGTGACCGTAGGAAGTGTTTCATAAAGCAGGGAATATCAACGGACAAAATAATAGACGTTCGTCGGCTACTTTCTGTCAAGACCGAGACATGCAATATTACCAATTTCTCCCTTGCTCATGAGgtaaatttctttatttatttttctttttcttagtaagaaaaagtgttttaaaattttaaatagaaaactattgaaatatttataaatataatggaATTTTACTTTATATATGTGATAGACTACGCGCTATAATAGATAGATATCTATTGTTGTTtaccataaataaaaaatatatttgaaatatctATGAACAATAGtgttgttttaaaataataatagttcAGTCAATTGTTTGACATAATTTACCTTGAGataaattgtttttatttatttttaaaaataattttgaatttttaagaTGAGAATGGTTCATTAGTTTATCGAGTAGATATAAAGTTGCATCTGAAAAAGTTGTTATGAATGACAAAAAAAGTTGTGTTTCTTGTAAATATTGTTACTATCTCTCTTGTTTTTTCTAGCGTAGATCCTAATAACTAATTATAAGATTCGAGAGTTCTCTTCGTGTTTGCAATGTTGGAGTTTACTAATTTTTGCTAACCAAACACTCATAAGCTATAATGTCATATTAAACAAATACGAAAATTCATCTTGTGTATGTTTATTGTAACAATATCAATTATTGGCTTTGAAATTAAGTTTcgagtttatttattttgattatgattGTTGTTTAGAATGGTAAAAGTGAGTATgtacaaatattaacttcttTAATTGTTTGGCAAGATTGATCATTAATAAATGATTAATACAGACACGAGTggtgaaaatatataaattttcgCCGTCTCATAAAAAATTCTCAAAATGTAAAAATAAGCAATGAACTGTGACAAATATGAgtacaaatataaataatataaatgttgatttcttttttaaattgtgAAATGTTTATTCAcaggtttttttatttatttttactaataTTTGATAGACTATGCTCTAACTTGGATCAAAACATCTATGACTTTTTTAAATCTACactataaacatttttttatatagtaGGTCTTTATGTTTTGTCATTTACTATCGTcgagaaaaaacaatataagaTATTGAATTTTACCCGTGTGTTTGTccgatgaattaatttcaacgTAAATTTTTCATCTAATTAAATTGTACTCTAAACTTATGTAATTACTACCTTTTCTATCCACAGTTAATTTTCTCTAATTCACCTAATGATTTTAACAAAATACAATCATCGGTATTTCGGTCATTTTGTAATTTCATAGTTtgtctttttctattttaaaaggTAAGAGGGCCTCGGTTAAAGGATTCGGTGGACGTGTCCGCACTGAAACCGTGCACCCTAACGTTAGTGGAAGGTATGAAACGCTGCCGTTTAGGGAACATTTCCCGCTCTTTCTCTACTTCTCACTGtcttatcttttaatttatttgatcaTATTCCTCTCGTTGCCGGACAGAGGACTACGACGAGGAGCTTGCGGCGGCGCACGTT is drawn from Cucumis melo cultivar AY chromosome 11, USDA_Cmelo_AY_1.0, whole genome shotgun sequence and contains these coding sequences:
- the LOC103498941 gene encoding pentatricopeptide repeat-containing protein At2g36240; the protein is MKKLPPILRKLQTPQPTSPSPLPNAILPLSPQTPPAPLLNLSLSSPHHYNQLLHFLKSHLTFPFTPNSLLHFLKSKLHFHPKFTHYDFHVFNWASTIDSFRHDHSTFAWMARTLATTDRFTELTSLLRFLASSPCPCSDGIFSCPQTESVFQLSISAYCRARKFDEAVFAFDSMRKLIDGRPSVVVYNILINGFVKSGRFDKALGFYGRMISDRVKPDVYTFNILISGYCRNSQFVQALELFKEMREKGCSPNVISFNTLIKGFFRERKFEDGIALAYEMIELGCKFSSVTCEILMDGLCREGKIFEACEILIDFSRKQVLPKDYDYYGVVEMLCGKGNTGKAVEVVNELWMEGNVPSFITSTTLIDGLRKEGRVHDAMNITERMLKVGMVPDSVTFNSLLQDLCNVGKTVEANKLRLLASSKGFEPDNKTYYTLVSGYTMEGNKVEGQRLVEEMLDKEFIPDIATYNRLMDRLLNTYKKKSKLVT